One Solanum lycopersicum chromosome 2, SLM_r2.1 genomic region harbors:
- the LOC101249223 gene encoding F-box protein SKIP14, which translates to MSLNREERILAGTKLDNSYFDKEYPNEKLDRFGDFWGLKREIDKVHDHKSEKIEMVSDDISDFWDLNCEKGSFPDHKDENSKMGSDDIVDLLPQDPFDMDISTKITGWLEGINKDFGLKDLGFCTDEIEVDVQLYAEFNIVVKGAIRVHHDVGENSYVSEIDLGEGLPMDVEIEDIMNSCYWAFRDAAQEDQSGMNDHCDADGGSPSDALYLSLNYLGLRDLLSVEGVCKALRDVVRSDPLLWRDIQVDYPLSNKITDDVLIKLTDRAQGHLDSVCLMHCPRITDSSLNCVLERNSSLKKLSVPGCVRLTADGILRNLKVLRSAGKPRLKYLGVNGLFGMTHHHFEEFKVLLGVDSSKLPSTRKPRFLQGGQLSVSSDDDYAIDIEICPICQQLRVVYDCPSESCEKKKSTAQSCRACTICIKRCINCGRCLNNCEYEELFSFDNLCLDCCRDCYKEFLDHQERQERITVPLENPVPHKQTSCHFFFCG; encoded by the exons ATGTCCTTGAATCGAGAAGAACGAATTTTAGCTGGGACCAAGTTAGATAATAGTTATTTTGACAAGGAATACCCAAATGAGAAGCTTGATCGATTTGGTGATTTCTGGGGTTTGAAGCGTGAAATTGACAAAGTTCATGATCacaaatctgaaaaaattgaGATGGTTTCAGATGATATTAGTGATTTTTGGGATTTGAATTGTGAAAAGGGTAGCTTTCCAGACCACAAAGATGAAAACTCAAAGATGGGTTCTGATGATATTGTTGATCTGTTGCCACAGGATCCTTTTGATATGGATATAAGTACCAAAATCACTGGTTGGTTAGAGGGTATTAACAAAGATTTTGGGTTAAAGGATCTTGGTTTCTGTACAGATGAGATTGAGGTTGATGTTCAATTGTATGCGGAATTTAATATTGTTGTAAAAGGGGCTATTAGAGTTCACCATGATGTAGGGGAAAACTCCTATGTGTCTGAGATTGATCTAGGAGAGGGATTGCCGATGGATGTTGAGATTGAGGATATTATGAATTCCTGTTATTGGGCTTTTAGAGATGCAGCTCAGGAAGATCAGTCGGGTATGAATGATCATTGTGATGCAGATGGAGGGTCTCCTTCTGATGCGCTGTATTTGTCCCTTAATTATCTTGGATTGAGGGACCTTCTCTCTGTTGAGGGTGTTTGCAAAGCTTTAAGAGATGTGGTGCGTAGCGATCCACTTCTGTGGAGAGATATTCAAGTTGATTATCCGTTGAGTAATAAGATCACAGATGATGTTCTTATAAAGTTGACGGACAGGGCTCAAGGTCATCTTGATTCTGTGTGTCTTATGCACTGCCCAAGGATCACTGATAGTAGTTTGAATTGTGTGCTTGAAAGGAATTCTAGCCTGAAAAAG CTTAGTGTCCCGGGATGTGTGAGACTCACAGCTGATGGTATTCTCCGGAACTTAAAGGTCTTACGGTCTGCAGGTAAACCCAGACTTAAGTACCTTGGGGTCAATGGATTATTTGGTATGACACACCACCACTTTGAAGAGTTCAAGGTCTTGTTAGGTGTTGATAGCAGCAAGCTGCCATCTACTCGTAAACCACGGTTTCTCCAAGGTGGACAGTTATCTGTGTCTTCTGATGATGATTATGCTATTGATATTGAAATATGCCCGATATGCCAGCAGCTTAGAGTAGTCTATGATTGCCCCTCAGAAAGTTGCGAAAAGAAGAAATCTACTGCTCAGTCGTGCAGAGCTTGTACTATCTGCATTAAACGTTGTATCAACTGTGGGCGGTGCTTAAATAATTGTGAATATGAGGAATTATTCAGTTTCGACAATCTGTGTTTAGATTGCTGTAGGGATTGCTATAAGGAATTTTTGGATCACCAAGAGAGGCAAGAGAGGATTACTGTTCCACTGGAAAATCCTGTTCCTCATAAGCAGACAAGCTGCCATTTCTTCTTTTGTGGCTAG
- the LOC101248928 gene encoding uncharacterized protein, with protein sequence MPPTYFPLRWESTGDQWWYASPIDYAAANGHYDLVRELLRLDGNHLIKLTSLRRIRRLESVWDDEEQFDDVARCRSKVARKLMLQCDTKKGKNSLLKAGYGGWLLYTAASAGDLSFVQELLERNPLLVFGEGEYGVTDILYAAARSKSCDLFKVLFDFAITPRFLLRDEHIGGEIPSAYKWEMMNRAIHAAARGGNLQVLKELLAECCDDILAYRDIQGATPLHAAAGKGQVEVVQHLIKSFDIINSTDNQGNTALHIAASRGQLAVVEALIVASSSLVYLRNNAGETFLHVAITGFQTPCFRRLDHQVQLMKQLVCGKFNIEEIVNAENKDGRTALHLAVIGNIHSELVELLMTVRSVNVNTRDKDGMTPLDILRQRPRSASSDLLTKQLISAGGIFSQHDHSARRVVASHLKMQHVGSSPGTSFRLSDTEIFLYTGIEHDGNESAELSTSTELSQHNLNTENDCSRNEGKTNSANNAAQRLKRFFYWPKIRKGDTQRLKKLADQSCARNSEAAPVPLRQRFSKPSSLPNNKRTLSVRSNLPSPTAKKKLASGLVNGVMLAIPHLSVRRRSSCSSSFSISSVSSHTSLDQQKATQIENELARPSSSNHVRAKSSDSIYKGNKSLVNQYLCFGASEQTVKATSSELRPYELYERSVLSTA encoded by the exons ATGCCTCCAACGTATTTTCCTCTTCGATGGGAGAGCACAGGGGATCAATGGTGGTATGCTTCGCCAATTGATTATGCAGCTGCTAATGGTCATTATGATTTGGTCCGTGAGCTTCTTCGTTTAGATGGAAATCACCTTATTAAGCTCACTTCACTACGTAGGATTCGAAGGCTTGAGTCTGTATGGGATGATGAAGAACAGTTTGATGATGTGGCTAGATGCCGCTCTAAAGTTGCTAGAAAGCTGATGCTTCAATGTGACACCAAGAAAGGGAAAAATTCACTTCTTAAAGCTGGCTATGGTGGGTGGCTTTTATATACTGCTGCCTCTGCTGGAGACCTCTCTTTTGTTCAAGAATTGCTTGAAAGAAACCCGCTTTTGGTGTTCGGAGAAGGGGAATATGGTGTCACTGATATATTATATGCTGCTGCTAGGAGTAAAAGTTGTGATCTTTTCAAGGTTCTGTTTGATTTTGCTATCACCCCGAGGTTTCTGTTGCGTGATGAACATATTGGCGGTGAGATTCCATCGGCTTATAAGTGGGAGATGATGAATAGAGCAATTCATGCTGCTGCTAGAGGAGGTAATCTTCAGGTACTGAAGGAGCTTCTTGCTGAATGCTGTGATGACATCTTAGCTTATAGAGACATTCAGGGTGCAACACCCTTGCATGCAGCTGCTGGCAAGGGGCAGGTTGAG GTTGTCCAACATCTTATAAAAAGTTTTGATATAATTAACTCCACAGACAATCAAGGCAACACCGCACTACATATTGCTGCTTCCAGGGGCCAATTAGCTGTTGTTGAAGCTTTAATTGTTGCATCAAGCTCATTGGTCTATTTGAGAAACAATGCCGGAGAAACATTTCTCCATGTCGCCATTACTGGTTTCCAAACTCCTTGTTTCCGTAGATTGGACCATCAAGTCCAGCTCATGAAGCAATTAGTTTGTGGGAAGTTCAACATTGAAGAAATTGTCAATGCTGAAAATAAGGATGGTAGAACTGCACTTCATTTGGCTGTCATTGGAAATATTCATTCTGAACTTGTGGAATTACTAATGACTGTCCGCTCTGTGAATGTCAATACTCGTGATAAGGATGGAATGACTCCACTTGATATCCTTAGGCAACGGCCTCGTTCTGCTTCATCAGATCTTCTCACAAAGCAGTTGATCTCTGCTGGGGGAATTTTTAGTCAACACGACCATTCAGCGAGGAGAGTTGTAGCATCTCATTTAAAGATGCAACACGTAGGTAGTAGTCCTGGCACTTCCTTCAGACTCTCCGACACCGAAATCTTCTTATACACGGGCATTGAGCATGATGGCAATGAAAGCGCAGAGCTGAGCACCTCAACTGAATTGAGTCAACACAATTTGAACACTGAAAATGATTGTTCTAGAAATGAGGGTAAAACCAATTCTGCAAATAATGCTGCACAAAGGCTGAAACGCTTTTTCTATTGGCCAAAAATAAGGAAAGGAGATACTCAGAGGCTCAAGAAATTGGCGGATCAAAGTTGTGCTAGAAATTCAGAAGCAGCACCAGTTCCTCTTCGACAAAGATTCTCCAAGCCTTCCTCTCTTCCAAACAACAAGCGGACACTCTCTGTTAGAAGTAACCTTCCAAGTCCAACAGCTAAGAAGAAACTTGCTTCAGGGCTGGTAAATGGTGTCATGCTGGCCATACCACATCTTAGTGTCCGCCGTAGATCATCTTGCTCTAGTTCATTCTCAATTTCATCAGTGTCTTCACACACTTCATTGGACCAACAAAAGGCCACTCAAATTGAGAATGAGCTTGCTAGACCTTCTTCTTCCAATCACGTACGAGCAAAATCATCAGATTCAATATACAAAGGAAACAAGAGTTTGGTGAATCAGTACTTATGTTTTGGTGCTTCAGAACAAACTGTCAAAGCCACTTCAAGCGAACTGAGGCCATATGAACTATACGAGCGTTCTGTTCTATCCACGGCCTGA
- the LOC101248631 gene encoding lysine histidine transporter 1 — MGTQAPSNYDDSKIDTRTEEEKAIDAWLPITSSRNAKWWYSAFHNVTAMVGAGVLSLPYAMSELGWGPGVTVMVVSWIITLYTLWQMVEMHEMVPGKRFDRYHELGQHAFGEKLGLWIVVPQQLIVEVGVDIVYMVTGGKSLQKVHDLVCKQEDGCANIKLSYFIMIFASVHFVLSHLPNFNSISGVSLAAAVMSLSYSTIAWGASVKKGVQPNVDYGYKAHSTAGTVFDFLSGLGEVAFAYAGHNVVLEIQATIPSTPEKPSKVPMWRGVVVAYIVVALCYFPVAFIGYWMFGNAVEDNILISLNKPTWLIVMANMFVVVHVIGSYQIYAMPVFDMIETVLVKKLRFRPTWYLRFVTRNIYVAFTMFVGITFPFFGGLLGFFGGFAFAPTTYFLPCIMWLAIYKPRRWSLSWLANWICIIFGVLLMVLAPIGGLRSIIVQAKTYKFYN; from the exons ATGGGAACTCAAGCTCCATCAAATTACGATGACTCCAAG ATTGATACAAGAACAGAAGAAGAGAAGGCGATCGATGCGTGGCTTCCGATTACTTCTTCTAGGAATGCAAAATGGTGGTATTCAGCTTTTCACAATGTTACTGCTATGGTTGGTGCTGGTGTCCTCAGTCTTCCTTATGCCATGTCTGAGCTTGGATG GGGACCTGGTGTAACTGTGATGGTGGTATCTTGGATTATCACTTTATACACGCTATGGCAAATGGTTGAGATGCACGAAATGGTTCCAGGGAAACGTTTTGATAGATACCATGAGTTGGGTCAACATGCTTTTGGAGAAAAGCTTGGATTATGGATTGTTGTGCCCCAACAACTAATTGTGGAAGTTGGTGTTGACATTGTTTATATGGTCACCGGAGGAAAATCACTTCAGAAGGTGCACGATTTGGTTTGCAAACAAGAAGATGGCTGCGCTAATATCAAACTTTCATACTTCATCATGATATTTGCCTCTGTCCATTTTGTGCTATCTCATCTCCCCAATTTCAATTCCATATCTGGTGTGTCTTTGGCAGCAGCTGTTATGTCCTTAAG TTACTCTACAATTGCTTGGGGGGCATCAGTTAAGAAGGGTGTACAACCAAATGTGGATTATGGGTACAAGGCTCACAGCACTGCAGGAACTGTGTTTGATTTTCTAAGCGGATTGGGAGAAGTGGCTTTTGCATACGCGGGTCATAATGTGGTGTTGGAGATTCAAGCTACAATTCCTTCAACACCTGAAAAACCTTCCAAAGTACCTATGTGGAGGGGAGTTGTTGTTGCTTATATTGTTGTGGCCCTCTGTTACTTCCCTGTTGCTTTTATTGGATACTGGATGTTTGGAAATGCAGTGGAAGACAACATTCTCATCTCTTTGAACAAACCTACCTGGCTCATTGTCATGGCTAACATGTTTGTCGTTGTACATGTTATTGGAAGCTATCAG ATCTACGCAATGCCAGTGTTTGACATGATTGAGACCGTGCTTGTTAAGAAACTTAGATTCAGGCCTACTTGGTATTTGCGGTTTGTTACCAGAAACATCTATGTTG CTTTCACAATGTTTGTTGGAATCACATTCCCTTTCTTTGGTGGCCTTCTTGGATTCTTTGGAGGATTTGCTTTTGCCCCAACAACATATTTT cTGCCTTGCATCATGTGGCTAGCAATCTACAAGCCAAGGAGATGGAGTCTCTCTTGGCTTGCTAATTGG ATTTGCATTATTTTTGGAGTTCTGTTGATGGTTTTAGCACCAATTGGTGGGTTGAGATCCATCATAGTACAAGCAAAGACCTACAAATTTTACAATTAG
- the LOC101264698 gene encoding lysine histidine transporter 2-like, with translation MVDERSAEERKIDEWLPVTSSRNAKWWYSTFHNVTAMVGAGVLSLPYAMSQLGWGPGVTVLVLSWIITLYTLWQMVEMHEMVPGKRFDRYHELGQHAFGEKLGLWIVVPQQLIVEVGVDIVYMVTGGRSLMKIHDLVCKVDCYNMKLSYFIMIFASVHFVLSHLPNLDSISAVSLAAAVMSLSYSTIGWAASVHKGVQPDVDYSFTAKTDLGVVFNFFSALGDVAFAYAGHNVVLEIQATIPSTPEKPSKGPMWKGVVVAYMVVAVCYFPVALIGYWVFGNSVEDNILISLEKPTWLIVMANLFVVIHVIGSYQIYAMPVFDMMETLLVKKLRFKPTFYLRAITRTIYVAFTMFVAIAIPFFGGLLGFFGGFAFAPTTYFLPCIMWLALYKPKRFSLSWIVNWICIILGLLLMILAPIGALRSIILRAKGYKFFH, from the exons ATG GTTGATGAAAGAAGTGCAGAAGAGAGGAAGATCGATGAATGGCTTCCGGTAACTTCTTCTAGGAATGCAAAATGGTGGTATTCAACATTCCACAATGTTACTGCGATGGTTGGAGCCGGTGTTCTGAGTCTTCCTTATGCTATGTCTCAGCTTGGATG ggGACCTGGTGTAACGGTGTTGGTGTTATCTTGGATTATCACTTTGTACACACTATGGCAAATGGTTGAAATGCACGAAATGGTACCAGGGAAACGTTTTGATAGATATCATGAGTTGGGTCAACATGCTTTTGGGGAAAAGCTTGGATTATGGATTGTTGTGCCCCAACAACTAATTGTGGAAGTTGGTGTTGACATTGTTTATATGGTTACTGGAGGAAGATCACTCATGAAGATCCATGATTTAGTGTGCAAAGTCGATTGCTATAACATGAAACTTTCATACTTCATCATGATATTTGCCTCTGTCCATTTTGTGCTATCTCATCTCCCCAACTTAGATTCCATATCTGCTGTCTCTTTGGCTGCCGCTGTCATGTCCTTGAG TTACTCTACAATTGGGTGGGCTGCTTCGGTTCACAAGGGCGTGCAGCCGGATGTGGACTATAGCTTCACCGCTAAAACCGATTTGGGAGTAGTGTTCAACTTTTTCAGCGCATTGGGAGATGTGGCTTTTGCTTATGCAGGTCACAATGTGGTGTTAGAGATTCAAGCTACCATTCCTTCAACGCCCGAAAAGCCTTCCAAAGGACCCATGTGGAAGGGTGTTGTCGTTGCTTACATGGTTGTAGCTGTCTGCTATTTCCCTGTTGCTCTGATTGGCTATTGGGTCTTTGGGAATTCTGTCGAAGACAATATTCTTATATCCTTGGAGAAACCTACATGGCTCATTGTCATGGCGAACTTATTTGTTGTGATTCATGTTATTGGGAGCTATCAG ATCTATGCAATGCCAGTTTTTGACATGATGGAGACTCTGCTTGTCAAGAAACTCAGGTTCAAGCCTACTTTCTACTTGCGAGCTATTACCAGAACCATCTATGTTG CTTTCACAATGTTCGTTGCTATCGCCATTCCTTTCTTTGGTGGGCTTTTGGGATTCTTTGGAGGATTTGCTTTTGCCCCAACAACATATTTT CTTCCTTGCATTATGTGGCTTGCACTCTATAAACCAAAGAGATTCAGTCTCTCATGGATAGTTAACTGG ATTTGCATAATTTTGGGACTTCTGTTGATGATTTTGGCACCAATTGGCGCCTTGAGATCCATCATCTTAAGAGCAAAGGGCTATAAATTTTTCCATTAG